One window of Oncorhynchus keta strain PuntledgeMale-10-30-2019 unplaced genomic scaffold, Oket_V2 Un_contig_6342_pilon_pilon, whole genome shotgun sequence genomic DNA carries:
- the LOC127925838 gene encoding zinc finger protein 436-like isoform X2 — protein MNSLNYSHPAKEEARGLNVVVAEEEEEKEAFGMKEEKKVITLKEEEGIGVNEAMCVTGKEVEKEEDAVVRVKEEITVTVKGEEGFWVKEEEKYMTVTVKGEEGFWLKEEEKYMTVTVKGEEEGFGVKEEEKYMTVTVKGEEEEHVLVKEEEHVLVKEEEDVFGVKEEEEAMRVKNEGDDDDDDEEEGETGDLINTKERPDSQSDGRKSPLGEPDPETAKPARPHHCSQCGKSFSRLWDRKIHERIHSGVKPYHCSDCGKRFTQLGHLKEHKRTHTGEKPYQCSQCGKSFNQLGALKTHERIHTGEKPYQCSQCEKRFTQLGTLKEHELKHTKTQEKTYHCSHCGKTFSRCCSSRLLTEDK, from the exons ATGAACTCACTAAATTACTCCCACCCTGCTAAAGAAGAAGCTCGTGGCCTGAACGTTGTCGtggcagaggaagaggaggaaaaagaAGCGTTCGGAATGAAAGAAGAGAAGAAGGTTATCACATTGAAAGAAGAAGAAGGTATTGGAGTAAATGAGGCGATGTGCGTTACAGGGAAAGAAGTGGAGAAAGAAGAAGACGCCGTTGTTCGAGTGAAGGAGGAGATTACTGTcacagtgaaaggagaggaaggtttctgggtgaaagaggaggagaagtacatgactgtcacagtgaaaggagaggaaggttTCTGgttgaaagaggaggagaagtacatgactgtcacagtgaaaggagaggaagaaggtttcggggtgaaagaggaggagaagtacatgactgtcacagtgaaaggagaggaagaagagcaTGTTTTAGTGAAGGAAGAAGAGCATGTTTTAGTGAAGGAAGAAGAGGATGTCtttggagtgaaagaggaggaagaagctATGAGAGTGAAAAATGAGGGGGATGATGACGATGACgatgaagaggagggggagactgGAGATCTGATTAACACCA AAGAGAGACCAGACTCTCAGTCTGACGGCAGGAAGAGTCCATTGGGGGAACCAGACCCAGAGACGGCCAAACCAGCAAGACcacaccactgctcccagtgtggaaagagtttttccCGGTTATGGGACCGGAAAATACATGAGAGAATACACTCTGGAgtgaagccttaccactgctcagACTGTGGAAAGAGATTTACCCAGCTAGGGCACCTGAAAGAACATAAGAGAACACACACTGGTGAGAAGCCCTAccaatgctcccagtgtggaaagagttttaaccaGTTAGGGGCCCTGAAAacgcatgagagaatacacacaggagaaaagccctACCAATGCTCCCAATGTGAAAAGAGATTTACCCAGTTAGGTACCCTGAAAGAGCATGAATtaaaacacacaaagacacaggaGAAGACATACCACTGCTCTCATTGTGGGAAGACATTTTCCAG ATGCTGTTCATCACGTTTGCTGACTGAAGACAAATGA
- the LOC127925838 gene encoding zinc finger protein 37-like isoform X3, with amino-acid sequence MNSLNYSHPAKEEARGLNVVVAEEEEEKEAFGMKEEKKVITLKEEEGIGVNEAMCVTGKEVEKEEDAVVRVKEEITVTVKGEEGFWVKEEEKYMTVTVKGEEGFWLKEEEKYMTVTVKGEEEGFGVKEEEKYMTVTVKGEEEEHVLVKEEEHVLVKEEEDVFGVKEEEEAMRVKNEGDDDDDDEEEGETGDLINTKERPDSQSDGRKSPLGEPDPETAKPARPHHCSQCGKSFSRLWDRKIHERIHSGVKPYHCSDCGKRFTQLGHLKEHKRTHTDAVHHVC; translated from the exons ATGAACTCACTAAATTACTCCCACCCTGCTAAAGAAGAAGCTCGTGGCCTGAACGTTGTCGtggcagaggaagaggaggaaaaagaAGCGTTCGGAATGAAAGAAGAGAAGAAGGTTATCACATTGAAAGAAGAAGAAGGTATTGGAGTAAATGAGGCGATGTGCGTTACAGGGAAAGAAGTGGAGAAAGAAGAAGACGCCGTTGTTCGAGTGAAGGAGGAGATTACTGTcacagtgaaaggagaggaaggtttctgggtgaaagaggaggagaagtacatgactgtcacagtgaaaggagaggaaggttTCTGgttgaaagaggaggagaagtacatgactgtcacagtgaaaggagaggaagaaggtttcggggtgaaagaggaggagaagtacatgactgtcacagtgaaaggagaggaagaagagcaTGTTTTAGTGAAGGAAGAAGAGCATGTTTTAGTGAAGGAAGAAGAGGATGTCtttggagtgaaagaggaggaagaagctATGAGAGTGAAAAATGAGGGGGATGATGACGATGACgatgaagaggagggggagactgGAGATCTGATTAACACCA AAGAGAGACCAGACTCTCAGTCTGACGGCAGGAAGAGTCCATTGGGGGAACCAGACCCAGAGACGGCCAAACCAGCAAGACcacaccactgctcccagtgtggaaagagtttttccCGGTTATGGGACCGGAAAATACATGAGAGAATACACTCTGGAgtgaagccttaccactgctcagACTGTGGAAAGAGATTTACCCAGCTAGGGCACCTGAAAGAACATAAGAGAACACACACTG ATGCTGTTCATCACGTTTGCTGA
- the LOC127925838 gene encoding zinc finger and SCAN domain-containing protein 31-like isoform X1, whose translation MNSLNYSHPAKEEARGLNVVVAEEEEEKEAFGMKEEKKVITLKEEEGIGVNEAMCVTGKEVEKEEDAVVRVKEEITVTVKGEEGFWVKEEEKYMTVTVKGEEGFWLKEEEKYMTVTVKGEEEGFGVKEEEKYMTVTVKGEEEEHVLVKEEEHVLVKEEEDVFGVKEEEEAMRVKNEGDDDDDDEEEGETGDLINTKERPDSQSDGRKSPLGEPDPETAKPARPHHCSQCGKSFSRLWDRKIHERIHSGVKPYHCSDCGKRFTQLGHLKEHKRTHTGEKPYQCSQCGKSFNQLGALKTHERIHTGEKPYQCSQCEKRFTQLGTLKEHELKHTKTQEKTYHCSHCGKTFSRSEDLKSHERIARLCSDLCF comes from the exons ATGAACTCACTAAATTACTCCCACCCTGCTAAAGAAGAAGCTCGTGGCCTGAACGTTGTCGtggcagaggaagaggaggaaaaagaAGCGTTCGGAATGAAAGAAGAGAAGAAGGTTATCACATTGAAAGAAGAAGAAGGTATTGGAGTAAATGAGGCGATGTGCGTTACAGGGAAAGAAGTGGAGAAAGAAGAAGACGCCGTTGTTCGAGTGAAGGAGGAGATTACTGTcacagtgaaaggagaggaaggtttctgggtgaaagaggaggagaagtacatgactgtcacagtgaaaggagaggaaggttTCTGgttgaaagaggaggagaagtacatgactgtcacagtgaaaggagaggaagaaggtttcggggtgaaagaggaggagaagtacatgactgtcacagtgaaaggagaggaagaagagcaTGTTTTAGTGAAGGAAGAAGAGCATGTTTTAGTGAAGGAAGAAGAGGATGTCtttggagtgaaagaggaggaagaagctATGAGAGTGAAAAATGAGGGGGATGATGACGATGACgatgaagaggagggggagactgGAGATCTGATTAACACCA AAGAGAGACCAGACTCTCAGTCTGACGGCAGGAAGAGTCCATTGGGGGAACCAGACCCAGAGACGGCCAAACCAGCAAGACcacaccactgctcccagtgtggaaagagtttttccCGGTTATGGGACCGGAAAATACATGAGAGAATACACTCTGGAgtgaagccttaccactgctcagACTGTGGAAAGAGATTTACCCAGCTAGGGCACCTGAAAGAACATAAGAGAACACACACTGGTGAGAAGCCCTAccaatgctcccagtgtggaaagagttttaaccaGTTAGGGGCCCTGAAAacgcatgagagaatacacacaggagaaaagccctACCAATGCTCCCAATGTGAAAAGAGATTTACCCAGTTAGGTACCCTGAAAGAGCATGAATtaaaacacacaaagacacaggaGAAGACATACCACTGCTCTCATTGTGGGAAGACATTTTCCAGGTCAGAGGACCTGAAATCACATGAGAGAATAGCGAGGCTGTGTTCCGACTTATGTTTTTGA